TTCACACAGAGTAACTGACGAACGGTCTCTTACTATTATCTCTTTGTCAATAAGGTGATTGTATATGCCCTTTGGGTCATCGGTGCTGACTAACAGGAAGTTTGCATCCGAAGGAAATACCTTTCTTACGAATGGCAAGGTGAGTAGGAAGTCAGCCAACCTTCCCCTTTCTGTTATCAACTGTTCAACCCAGAATTTGACTCTGTCCTTATTACTCTCAATCAGTTCCAAAGCCTTCTTCTGAGTCAGAATATTTAGGTTGTACGGATACTTGATGCGACTTAGCACCCTGATAATCTCAGGACGGGCAAAGGCCATCCCAAGTCGTATGCCTGCCATACCCCAGGCCTTTGAAAAGGTTTGAAGTATCACAAGGTTGGGGTACTCCCCAAGTCTGGGCAGAAAACTAGTTCCTGGAGCAAAATCGGTATAGGCTTCATCGAGAACTACTATGCCAGCAAAGTCTCTTACAATCTTTTCAATAGCTGCATTGTCGAAACAATTGCCCGTCGGGTTGTTGGGTGAACACAGCCATATCAACTTTGTATTGTTATCGGCAGCAGCAAGAACAGCCTCAGCGCTGAGGCTGAAATCCTCATTCAGAAGGACGCTCTTGACCGGGGTGTCGTTGGTTGCAGCAGCAACCGAGTACATACCATAGGT
The genomic region above belongs to Xiashengella succiniciproducens and contains:
- the hisC gene encoding histidinol-phosphate transaminase — its product is MKPLEELLRPNILNLKPYSSARDEYTGDSGIFLDANESPFNYPYNRYPDPYQRKLKQVIGKVKSVEPDHIFLGNGSDEAIDLLFRAFCRPGIDNVVAIDPTYGMYSVAAATNDTPVKSVLLNEDFSLSAEAVLAAADNNTKLIWLCSPNNPTGNCFDNAAIEKIVRDFAGIVVLDEAYTDFAPGTSFLPRLGEYPNLVILQTFSKAWGMAGIRLGMAFARPEIIRVLSRIKYPYNLNILTQKKALELIESNKDRVKFWVEQLITERGRLADFLLTLPFVRKVFPSDANFLLVSTDDPKGIYNHLIDKEIIVRDRSSVTLCEGCLRITVGTHDENVSLAEALKKFR